Below is a genomic region from Flammeovirgaceae bacterium SG7u.111.
ATCGCTCAGAATAGCTTCCACTTCCAAGAGGTGTTCACGTGTGCTTCCATACACTACTGAGTTTGAGCCACAAGAGTTGTTGCCTACCATTCCGCCAACCATAGCGCGGTTGGCAGTGGAAGTTTCTGGTCCAAAAAATAATCCTTGAGAGGCGATTGCTCTGTTCAGTTCGTCCCTTACCACACCTGGTTGTAACCTCACCCAACTCTCTTCCTTGTTTACTTCTAATATTTTGGTGAAAGTGCGAGAAACGTCGACCACTATCCCACTGCCGACTACTTGTCCCGCTAGGGAAGTACCTGCTGTTCGAGGAATTAGCGATATGTTTTCGGTGTTGGCAAAGTCGATAAGAGTTTTTATATCGGCTGTATGTTTAGGGAAAGCGACGGCTAGTGGAAGTTCTCTATAAGCCGATGCATCAGTTGCATACAATACTTTCATAGTATCGCTGTAATGTAGCTCTCCTTCAAATTGCTTTTCAAGCTTGGTAAGTACAATATCTCTTTTCATTTGTTTCGGCTTATTTTTTGGCTCAAGACATCCTTTTGGCTTTTTTTCTCATTCAATTATAAGATGAACAAGAGTCGGAAAAAGGAGATGATATGGTTTTCTTTGATTAGATGAATGCCAAAAATAAGACAACATGTCGATTTTTATAGGGAAAAGCGACCAATAAGTAGTTAAAAAAAATTGATTGAATACGATAGACTTGCTAATAACAACTGACCACCTTAACTTTGCGGTTCGATGAAAAAATCTGTATATATAATATTATCTATTGCGGTACTTACTTTGGGCTCGTGTAGTAACCTGACCAAAATAATGAAAAGCAATAATATCAATGAGAAGTACAAGGCAGCTATAAAATACTACGAAAGTGGTGATTATTATCGTGCTGGGTTACTTTTTGAGGATTTGTTGCCGAACATGATTGGTAAGCCAGAAGCAGAACAAGTTCAGTTCTACTTTGCTTATTGTCACTATTATCAGTCTCAATTCGAGTTGAGTGCCCATTATTTCAAAAGTTTCCACGATACGTATCAGCGAAGCAATTTTGCTAACGAAGCGCTTTACATGCATGCCTACTCGCTATATAAAGCAACTCCTGAATATAACCTTGACCAGTCGAATACAGAACAGGCTATCCAAGCTGTGCAGGATTTCTTAAATATGTATCCTACTAGCAACTATGTATCTGAAGCCGAGGACTTGATAAAGGAGTTGAGAGAGAATTTAGAAGTGAAAGCTTACAATATAGCTAAGCAGTATCAAAAACTTAGGAGATACAAAGCTGCTGTAATTGCTTGTGATAATTTCCAAAAGGATTTTCCCGATTCAGATTATAAAGAGGAAATAACCTACATGAAAGTTCTTTCTCAGTACGAAATGTCAAAGGTTAGTTTACGATCTTTGCAAAAAGAGCGTTATGAGGAAGCTGTTGAATATTATTATTACTTTTTGGACAAATATCCTGAAAGCAAATACTTGAAGCCAGCAGAATCTATTTATAAGTCTTGCCAAAAAGAACTAGCAAGTCTTAATGCGCTTCAAAAAGCGAGCAAAAAAAAGCTTCAGAAAAAAGAGAAAGACAAGGTCTAGTCATGTTTCTGAAAGCTTATTCTTAAACCTGAAATATTTTAATTAAATAATTATATGGCAAACGCATCAATCATCACCAGAGACGTACCAGAACTTACTAAAGATACTGGCAATGTTTACGAAGCTGTAGTTATAGTTTCTAAGAGGGCAAGGCAAATAGGCACTAAACTCAAAGAAGAACTCAATAGCAAATTGGCAGAATTTGCCACCACGGTTGATAACCTCGAAGAAGTATTCGAAAACCGTGAGCAAATTGAAATCTCAAAATTCTATGAGAGAATGCCAAAACCAACAGCTTTGGCTATAGAGGAGTTTTTGGAAGGAAAAGTTTATTTCCGTCGTCAAGATGAACTTGGTGAAGACTAAGGTGATTCTCCTAAAAAAGCGACCCATAATTTTACTTTCAACAGTGTAGCCTTTAGTTTAGCCCTAGGATTATTCAAAAGGCGAAATATGTTGAAAAACAAAAAAATACTTATCGGAGTGACTGGTAGTATTGCAGCTTATAAAGCAGCTTTGCTCATAAGGTTACTCAAAAAGCAAGGAGCTGAAGTGAAAGTCATTATGACCGCTTCAGCTTCTGATTTTATAAGCCCCCTTACTCTAGCAACCCTTTCCGAAAACCCTGTTTATACTGTTTTCACCAAAGAAGAAGATGGAACTTGGCATAGCCATGTTGAGTTAGGTTTATGGGCAGACATTTTTGTAGTTGCTCCAGCTAGTGCCAATACTATGGCTAAAATGGCGAATGGTCTTTGCGATAACCTTCTTTCAGCGGTGTATCTTTCTGCAAGATGTCCTGTTTTTGTAGCGCCTGCTATGGATTTGGATATGTTTGTACATCCATCCACTCAACAAAACCTCAAAACCTTAAAGGGTTTTGGACATGAAATAATAGATGCGGAAACTGGGGAGTTAGCCAGTGGGCTGGTAGGGAAAGGGAGAATGGCAGAACCTGAAAA
It encodes:
- the bamD gene encoding outer membrane protein assembly factor BamD, whose translation is MKKSVYIILSIAVLTLGSCSNLTKIMKSNNINEKYKAAIKYYESGDYYRAGLLFEDLLPNMIGKPEAEQVQFYFAYCHYYQSQFELSAHYFKSFHDTYQRSNFANEALYMHAYSLYKATPEYNLDQSNTEQAIQAVQDFLNMYPTSNYVSEAEDLIKELRENLEVKAYNIAKQYQKLRRYKAAVIACDNFQKDFPDSDYKEEITYMKVLSQYEMSKVSLRSLQKERYEEAVEYYYYFLDKYPESKYLKPAESIYKSCQKELASLNALQKASKKKLQKKEKDKV
- a CDS encoding DNA-directed RNA polymerase subunit omega, encoding MANASIITRDVPELTKDTGNVYEAVVIVSKRARQIGTKLKEELNSKLAEFATTVDNLEEVFENREQIEISKFYERMPKPTALAIEEFLEGKVYFRRQDELGED